The genomic window CAAATCGCCAATGCTTCTGCTGACGAAGCGACAAAGCTAGTTCAAAATCTTTATTTACCTCCTATCAAAGAAAAGTTGATTGCTCAACGTATTGAGCAAATTAAAAAAGCTAAAGTACCAGCATTTGTTAGCTGTATTCCTCAAAATGCTAAACATTTTGGGGCTATTGCTCAAGAAGCAGGATGCGATGTTTTTATTGTTCAGTCTACCGTTGCAACTGTTGAACATATTTCAAGTGAATATAAGGTTTTAGATATTAAGAATTTCTGTGAATCTACGAAAATGTCAGTTATCGTTGGAAACAGTGTGACTTACGAAGTTGCTCTTGAGCTTATGGAGCAGGGCATTGATGCACTTTTGGTTGGCATTGGTCCAGGGGCAGCTTGTACAACACGTGGTGTTTTAGGTATTGGCATTCCACAAATTACATCTACAGTTGATAGTGCAGCCGCACGAGATCATTTTTATACGCGTCATGGTAAATATATTCCAATTATTACTGATGGTGGCATGCGTATTGGAGGAGAAATTTGTAAAGCTTTTGCAGCTGGTGCTGATGCGGTTATGGTTGGATCTGCTTTTGCCCGAGCTAAAGAAGCTCCAGGTGGAGGATGTCATTGGGGCATGGCAACTTCAAACGCGAATCTTCCCAGAGGGACACGTGTGCGCGTAGGAACGACCGGAACATTAAAACAGATTCTTGTTGGGCCAGCAAAAGTTGATGATGGTTCACAAAATCTTGTTGGCGCGCTAAGAACATCTATGGGTTCTTTGGGAGCAAGGAATATTAAAGAGATGAATGATGTAGAAATTATTATTGCTCCTTCTATACAGACAGAGGGCAAAGTTTTTCAGATTGGCCAAAAAATCGGCATGGGCAAATAATCCTTTGGCCTTTGGCCCTTA from Candidatus Omnitrophota bacterium includes these protein-coding regions:
- a CDS encoding GuaB3 family IMP dehydrogenase-related protein, whose protein sequence is MAEWIGIGRRARRCYGFDEVALVPGRITVNPNEVDVSWKLGKMKFKTPILAAAMDGVVDVDFAIAMGKLGGIAVLNLDGVQTRYENPKEVLSQIANASADEATKLVQNLYLPPIKEKLIAQRIEQIKKAKVPAFVSCIPQNAKHFGAIAQEAGCDVFIVQSTVATVEHISSEYKVLDIKNFCESTKMSVIVGNSVTYEVALELMEQGIDALLVGIGPGAACTTRGVLGIGIPQITSTVDSAAARDHFYTRHGKYIPIITDGGMRIGGEICKAFAAGADAVMVGSAFARAKEAPGGGCHWGMATSNANLPRGTRVRVGTTGTLKQILVGPAKVDDGSQNLVGALRTSMGSLGARNIKEMNDVEIIIAPSIQTEGKVFQIGQKIGMGK